A window of the Cystobacter fuscus genome harbors these coding sequences:
- the ptsP gene encoding phosphoenolpyruvate--protein phosphotransferase, translated as MSSLRVSSPVETQALSTLKLVAPIAGWATPLEEVPDPAFAQRMVGDGIAVDPTSSELRAPCEGVVVSVHASRHACTLRTGTGAEVLLHIGIDTVNLRGEGFIAHVQEGQRVRVGEPLIGFDMDLVARKARSLLTVMVVVNGDTHTIKQKVEDRAVAVGEPLLEVEGGTAQPVVEVAGDSSARRVRLLIPHGLHARPSAVLSRHAAMHPGVVRVSCGERTVNGKSVVALMSLGARHGDTLTITVEGAQAEQRVQALVDLVTSGLGDTVQPIAESSTPIVAPASASAPSAVSFFPSDHPALFQGTSAAPGVAVGIAIRVLEDQVDLNQRGRGLAEEQRRLAEALAGVRHEIELMIERSTADGAHTEIFRAHLELLDDPELNDAASRSLSAGHSAEWAWRSATELHVGLLQELENELLAERGGDLRDIGRRVIALLTGKNGSRVPTELPSNAILVADELLPSDLAEVPAGRLAAICTAKGGPTSHVAILAAGLGIPAVVAAGDSALRVPTGATLIVNGDRGEVQVHPSAAQQEATLRALAERATRREAYLAKAHEGCHTLDGARIEVFANLGRPGDAAAAASQGAEGCGLLRSEFLFLERTTAPSEAEQTAQYQTIATALAGRPLVIRTLDVGGDKPLAYLPLPREENPVLGLRGVRVSLRYPEMLRTQLRAILRVKPEGICRVLVPMVTSAHELRAVRAMLEDERRALGVSTPVQLGAMIEVPVAAVLSERLAAEADFLSIGTNDLTQYGLAMDRGNPHVAAQLDGLHPGVLRLVAQTVEGARKHSRPVAVCGGIASDARAAPLLIGLGVSELSVAPAVIPSHKALIRTLSLSVCADVARKALELESGDEVRALVTNTWPGL; from the coding sequence ATGTCCTCGCTGAGAGTCAGCTCACCCGTGGAGACGCAAGCCTTGTCCACGTTGAAACTCGTCGCGCCGATCGCCGGATGGGCGACCCCGTTGGAAGAGGTTCCGGACCCCGCCTTCGCCCAGCGCATGGTGGGTGATGGCATCGCGGTCGACCCGACCTCGTCCGAGCTGCGCGCCCCGTGTGAGGGCGTCGTGGTGTCGGTACATGCCTCGCGCCACGCCTGCACGCTGCGCACGGGAACGGGCGCGGAAGTGCTCCTGCACATCGGCATCGACACCGTGAACCTGCGCGGTGAGGGCTTCATCGCCCATGTCCAGGAGGGGCAGCGGGTGCGGGTGGGCGAGCCGCTCATCGGCTTCGACATGGACCTGGTGGCCCGCAAGGCGCGCAGCCTGTTGACGGTGATGGTGGTGGTCAACGGGGACACGCACACCATCAAGCAGAAGGTGGAGGATCGCGCGGTGGCGGTGGGCGAGCCCCTGCTGGAGGTCGAGGGGGGCACGGCACAGCCGGTGGTCGAGGTGGCGGGAGACTCGTCCGCGCGCCGGGTGCGGCTGCTCATCCCCCATGGTCTGCATGCCCGTCCCTCCGCCGTGCTCAGCCGGCACGCCGCGATGCACCCGGGCGTGGTGCGCGTGTCGTGTGGCGAGCGCACCGTCAACGGCAAGAGCGTCGTGGCGCTGATGAGCCTGGGCGCCCGCCATGGTGACACGCTGACGATCACCGTCGAGGGAGCGCAGGCCGAGCAGCGCGTCCAGGCCCTGGTGGATCTGGTGACCAGCGGGTTGGGCGACACCGTCCAGCCCATCGCCGAGTCCTCCACGCCCATCGTGGCGCCCGCGTCCGCGTCCGCGCCCTCCGCGGTGTCCTTCTTCCCGTCCGACCATCCGGCCCTGTTCCAGGGCACGTCGGCCGCTCCGGGCGTGGCGGTGGGCATCGCCATCCGGGTGCTCGAGGATCAGGTGGATCTCAACCAGCGGGGCCGGGGCCTCGCGGAGGAGCAGCGCCGCCTCGCCGAGGCGCTCGCGGGCGTGCGCCACGAGATCGAGCTGATGATCGAGCGCTCCACGGCGGACGGGGCGCACACGGAGATCTTCCGCGCGCACCTCGAGTTGCTCGACGATCCCGAGCTCAATGACGCCGCGAGCCGCTCCCTGTCGGCCGGACACAGCGCCGAGTGGGCGTGGCGCTCGGCGACCGAGCTGCACGTGGGGCTGTTGCAGGAGCTGGAGAACGAGCTGCTGGCGGAGCGCGGCGGGGATCTGCGCGACATCGGCCGGCGCGTCATCGCCTTGCTGACGGGCAAGAACGGCTCGCGCGTTCCCACCGAGCTGCCGTCCAATGCCATCCTCGTCGCCGATGAGCTGCTGCCCTCGGACCTGGCGGAGGTGCCGGCGGGCCGGCTGGCGGCCATCTGCACCGCGAAGGGCGGCCCCACCTCGCACGTGGCCATCCTGGCCGCGGGGCTGGGCATTCCGGCGGTGGTGGCCGCGGGAGACTCGGCCCTGCGCGTGCCCACGGGCGCGACGCTGATCGTCAATGGAGACCGGGGCGAGGTCCAGGTCCACCCCAGCGCCGCCCAGCAGGAGGCCACCCTGCGGGCACTCGCCGAGCGGGCCACCCGCCGCGAGGCCTACCTGGCCAAGGCTCACGAGGGATGCCACACGCTGGATGGCGCGCGCATCGAGGTCTTCGCCAACCTCGGGCGTCCCGGTGACGCGGCGGCCGCCGCCAGCCAGGGCGCCGAGGGGTGCGGGCTCTTGCGCAGCGAGTTCCTCTTCCTGGAGCGCACCACCGCGCCGAGCGAGGCCGAGCAGACCGCGCAGTACCAGACGATCGCCACGGCCCTGGCCGGCAGGCCGCTCGTCATCCGCACGCTCGACGTGGGCGGTGACAAGCCCCTGGCCTACCTGCCCCTGCCGCGCGAGGAGAACCCGGTGCTCGGCCTGCGCGGCGTGCGCGTGTCGCTGCGCTACCCGGAGATGCTGCGCACCCAGCTGCGCGCCATCCTCCGGGTGAAGCCCGAGGGCATCTGCCGCGTGCTCGTGCCCATGGTCACCTCCGCGCACGAGCTGCGCGCGGTGCGCGCCATGCTGGAGGATGAGCGCCGGGCGCTGGGCGTCTCCACGCCGGTGCAGCTCGGCGCGATGATCGAGGTGCCCGTGGCCGCGGTGCTCTCCGAGCGCCTGGCGGCCGAGGCGGACTTCCTCTCCATCGGCACCAATGACCTGACGCAGTACGGGCTGGCGATGGACCGGGGCAATCCGCACGTGGCGGCGCAGCTCGACGGCCTGCACCCGGGCGTGCTGCGGCTGGTGGCTCAGACGGTGGAAGGCGCGCGCAAGCATTCCCGCCCGGTGGCGGTGTGCGGCGGCATCGCATCGGACGCGCGCGCGGCCCCCTTGCTCATCGGACTGGGCGTCAGCGAGCTGTCGGTGGCTCCCGCGGTGATTCCCAGCCACAAGGCCCTCATCCGCACGCTCTCGCTGTCCGTGTGCGCGGATGTCGCGCGCAAGGCCCTGGAGCTGGAGAGCGGTGACGAAGTGCGTGCCCTCGTGACGAATACCTGGCCGGGCCTGTGA